A window of Amycolatopsis australiensis contains these coding sequences:
- a CDS encoding AAA family ATPase, with protein MCSGSWGEPMMLVEREENLARLRECLAGRMAGRGQVVVVTGPPATGKTILMRTISKEIIESGMILHAATASAAEQDRPFGVLRQLFPGLFTGDWAAPPGQQRHDWQPVFDLLSDEAAGRPVVVTVDDAQHADLPSLEGLLYLVRRLGSLPVLLMLNESVGAFALPTRFRVELLRQPWVARMRLAPISSDGVASLLNAEIGSSAAADAAMLKAMTGGNPLLVSALIEDSAAGGQVIRPGEAFEHAVLTCVSAGGHETAEVARALAVLGTAASPVTVAGLVDLPIETVARVVRLLTEAGLVVDGRLRHPALCCAILQNVDLAHRASLHARAAQTLHDEGHDARSVASHVVPSNLERTPWMVSVLVRAAAGARVVGDYEFALRCVQCALNAVEGDRERAVLLADQLKVQWDINPKSARRLLSGVVAVAGHLGPADLGFLVRSLVWYGRMDEATEVLGRLGAALDWFDDQELAEVRSIRLWLRMWCPALLDRFGAEQLRRQRTATTGRPLTARPPTAEPLDPLGDLGTALRRAEDVLGSTTFGAVSLPALQNALLTMVYAGRADLAADWAERLIAKVGSAATRAAVLLNVRAEIALRVGDLPDAIGYARDALRRISPEGWGAGIGAPLAVLVCAHSLLGEVDAAAEWLAHEVPDYLYETTFGLMYLRARGVLQLAVGRPRAALRSFLQCGELAISWKLDLPGIVPWRTDAAQAYLELGEAGRVSQLVREHFEARGGGGRMRATGLRLMAAATEGRQSLTLLRESIELAEAVRDWVELVSGLIALGERLCEVGELDKASALVSRAKSVAEEHGLRPLSERLLDRVDVGQAPDEHIPEAAEALLRLSDAERRVANLAALGSTNREISRKLHITVSTVEQHLTRIFRKLNVRRRSELRRVLKTDTADIALASCH; from the coding sequence ATGTGTTCGGGGTCATGGGGGGAGCCAATGATGCTTGTCGAACGCGAAGAAAATTTGGCGAGACTACGAGAATGCTTGGCCGGCCGGATGGCCGGGCGGGGCCAAGTCGTGGTCGTCACCGGCCCGCCCGCAACGGGCAAGACGATACTGATGCGAACGATCAGCAAGGAAATCATCGAGAGCGGCATGATCCTGCACGCGGCGACCGCGTCGGCGGCCGAACAGGACCGCCCGTTCGGCGTGCTTCGCCAGCTGTTCCCGGGCTTGTTCACCGGGGACTGGGCGGCCCCGCCGGGTCAGCAGAGGCACGATTGGCAGCCGGTCTTCGACCTGCTCTCCGACGAAGCCGCGGGGAGACCTGTGGTGGTCACCGTCGACGACGCTCAGCACGCCGATCTTCCTTCGCTGGAGGGCCTGCTTTACCTTGTCCGGCGACTAGGGTCGCTGCCGGTGCTGCTGATGCTCAACGAGTCTGTCGGCGCCTTCGCGCTGCCGACCCGGTTCCGCGTCGAGCTGCTTCGCCAGCCATGGGTCGCCCGCATGCGGCTCGCTCCCATTTCGTCCGACGGGGTGGCGTCACTGCTGAACGCGGAGATCGGCTCGAGCGCCGCGGCCGATGCAGCCATGCTCAAGGCAATGACGGGTGGCAACCCGCTGCTGGTGAGCGCGCTGATCGAGGATTCCGCAGCCGGGGGACAGGTCATCAGGCCGGGGGAGGCATTCGAGCACGCGGTGCTCACCTGTGTTTCCGCCGGTGGTCATGAGACGGCCGAGGTGGCAAGGGCACTCGCCGTGCTCGGCACGGCGGCGTCGCCGGTCACCGTGGCCGGCCTGGTCGATCTCCCGATCGAAACCGTAGCCCGCGTTGTGCGGCTGCTCACCGAGGCTGGGCTGGTCGTCGACGGCAGGCTCCGGCACCCCGCGCTGTGCTGCGCGATTCTGCAGAACGTCGATCTGGCGCACCGGGCTTCGCTGCACGCCCGTGCCGCCCAAACGCTGCACGATGAGGGACACGACGCGCGGTCAGTCGCGAGCCACGTTGTGCCGAGCAACCTCGAGCGCACTCCGTGGATGGTGTCTGTCCTGGTGCGTGCCGCTGCTGGCGCGCGGGTGGTCGGGGACTACGAGTTCGCCCTGCGCTGTGTCCAGTGCGCGCTGAACGCCGTCGAGGGAGACCGTGAGCGGGCCGTTCTGCTCGCCGACCAGCTGAAGGTTCAGTGGGACATCAACCCCAAGTCGGCGAGGCGGCTGCTGAGCGGCGTCGTGGCTGTCGCCGGGCACCTTGGCCCGGCGGATCTCGGCTTCCTGGTGCGAAGCCTGGTGTGGTACGGCCGGATGGACGAAGCGACCGAGGTGCTCGGGAGGCTCGGCGCTGCCCTTGACTGGTTCGACGACCAGGAGTTGGCCGAGGTGCGGTCCATCCGCCTCTGGCTGCGGATGTGGTGTCCGGCGCTGCTCGATCGGTTCGGTGCCGAACAGCTCCGGCGGCAGCGCACGGCGACGACCGGCCGGCCGCTGACCGCGCGCCCACCCACCGCCGAGCCGCTCGACCCGCTCGGTGACCTGGGGACCGCCCTGCGCCGCGCGGAAGACGTCCTCGGCAGCACCACCTTCGGCGCGGTGTCCCTTCCCGCCCTCCAGAACGCCCTGCTCACCATGGTTTACGCGGGCCGCGCCGACCTGGCGGCCGACTGGGCGGAGAGGCTGATCGCGAAGGTCGGCAGCGCGGCCACGCGTGCGGCGGTCCTCCTCAACGTGCGGGCCGAGATCGCGCTCAGGGTGGGAGATCTGCCGGACGCGATCGGCTATGCCCGGGACGCGCTGCGGCGGATTTCGCCAGAGGGCTGGGGCGCGGGTATCGGCGCGCCACTCGCGGTGTTGGTGTGCGCGCACAGCCTCCTGGGCGAGGTCGACGCGGCGGCGGAGTGGCTGGCCCACGAGGTGCCCGACTACCTCTACGAGACGACCTTCGGTCTGATGTACCTGCGGGCCAGGGGGGTGCTCCAGCTGGCCGTGGGGCGGCCGCGTGCCGCGTTGCGGTCATTCCTCCAGTGCGGCGAACTCGCGATCAGCTGGAAGCTGGACCTGCCGGGCATCGTGCCGTGGCGCACGGATGCTGCGCAGGCCTACCTGGAGTTGGGGGAAGCCGGCCGGGTGAGCCAGCTCGTCCGCGAGCACTTCGAAGCACGCGGCGGCGGAGGCCGGATGCGTGCCACCGGCTTGCGGCTGATGGCGGCGGCGACCGAGGGCCGGCAATCCCTGACCCTGCTGCGTGAGAGCATCGAGCTGGCCGAAGCTGTCCGTGACTGGGTGGAGCTGGTTTCCGGGCTGATCGCGCTGGGCGAGCGGCTGTGTGAGGTCGGGGAGCTGGACAAGGCGAGCGCCCTGGTCAGCCGAGCCAAGTCGGTCGCCGAGGAACACGGTCTCCGGCCGCTGTCCGAACGGCTGCTCGACCGGGTCGATGTCGGGCAGGCCCCCGACGAGCACATTCCCGAAGCCGCCGAAGCGCTTCTCAGACTGTCGGACGCCGAACGACGGGTGGCGAACCTGGCTGCGCTGGGCAGCACCAACCGGGAGATTTCGCGGAAGCTGCACATCACGGTGAGCACCGTCGAGCAGCACCTCACCCGTATCTTCCGAAAACTGAACGTGAGGCGCCGGTCCGAACTCCGGCGGGTGCTGAAGACCGACACCGCCGACATCGCGCTCGCCTCTTGCCACTGA
- a CDS encoding DUF3558 family protein, translated as MADTIRRTALALMVAVGAVACTGPASPPTTTSATAPSTSAVPLDVARYLASPCSGVPGDLTTQLGLPQREDAHDTVLVGAGDQSECRLSSAPPLSAAAEVRFYPKARPLPLVTGPGSQVKATTAAGYPAGEWVLSKGNDGSFTSCQIIVDVAPTQGVATLYNGPAGEPTRTSCAKAKQLVEGVLASLRR; from the coding sequence ATGGCTGACACGATCCGCCGCACCGCCCTGGCCCTCATGGTCGCCGTAGGTGCCGTGGCCTGCACCGGACCGGCTTCACCGCCAACGACGACGTCGGCGACGGCGCCGTCGACGTCGGCCGTTCCCCTGGACGTGGCCCGCTACCTGGCGTCGCCGTGTTCGGGCGTGCCCGGAGACCTCACCACGCAGCTCGGTCTGCCCCAGCGCGAAGACGCCCACGACACCGTCCTTGTCGGCGCAGGCGACCAGTCCGAATGCCGGCTTTCGAGCGCACCACCGCTGTCAGCGGCGGCGGAAGTCCGCTTCTATCCGAAGGCACGGCCGCTGCCCCTCGTCACTGGCCCTGGTAGCCAGGTCAAAGCCACCACCGCGGCCGGCTACCCGGCCGGTGAGTGGGTACTCAGCAAGGGAAACGACGGCAGCTTCACTTCATGCCAGATAATCGTCGACGTCGCACCAACTCAAGGTGTGGCGACGTTGTACAACGGTCCGGCGGGTGAGCCGACCCGCACTTCTTGTGCGAAGGCGAAGCAACTCGTCGAGGGAGTTCTCGCCTCCCTGCGACGCTGA
- a CDS encoding DUF3558 domain-containing protein yields MNRWQAVVVTLGVAALVSGCSLQGGSAGTSGKAMPAPDGHNASVPGLPYAGAPKVNDPLPASVLSGDPCTDALTPDQVVAAVGISVAGHREDLAEIGPACSWSNQDTGGSVGISYTVNTHVGLSGVYANTRPKSAVWRQIPDVQGFPAVVHAGTKGEEIPVGFCQASIGLADSISIDVSLTLGESKRSIEDACSLVPQIAEMTVATLKAKAGS; encoded by the coding sequence ATGAACCGTTGGCAAGCCGTCGTGGTGACACTCGGTGTTGCCGCCCTGGTGAGCGGTTGTTCGCTGCAGGGCGGCTCCGCCGGTACATCCGGGAAGGCGATGCCCGCACCAGACGGTCACAACGCGTCGGTACCGGGTCTGCCCTACGCCGGTGCCCCGAAAGTCAACGACCCCCTACCGGCGTCTGTGCTTTCCGGTGATCCCTGTACAGATGCTCTTACCCCGGACCAAGTTGTCGCCGCCGTCGGCATCAGCGTGGCAGGTCACCGGGAAGATCTCGCGGAGATCGGGCCTGCTTGCTCCTGGTCCAATCAGGACACCGGAGGCTCGGTCGGAATCTCGTACACGGTGAACACCCATGTCGGACTCAGCGGTGTCTACGCCAACACGCGACCCAAATCGGCGGTCTGGCGCCAGATTCCGGACGTCCAAGGCTTCCCGGCGGTCGTGCACGCCGGAACCAAAGGGGAGGAAATCCCAGTGGGGTTCTGCCAGGCGAGCATCGGCCTGGCCGACAGCATCTCGATCGATGTGAGTCTTACTCTGGGGGAAAGCAAGCGAAGCATCGAGGACGCATGCAGCCTGGTTCCTCAGATTGCTGAGATGACGGTTGCGACGCTGAAGGCGAAGGCGGGCTCGTGA
- a CDS encoding thioesterase II family protein, with product MRETPRDDGLWIRRFHPADNASNRVLCFPHAGGSASYFFPVARALSPKTEVLAVQYPGRQDRRHEPGLDSIDALADAVRAELSPWLDRPIALFGHSMGATLAFEVARRLEQDGTVPLALVVSGRRAPSRHRRETVHLRDDEGLIAELKALSGTDAQVFGDDELLRMVLPAIRVDYKAAETYRFREGPALAAPIHALTGAEDPKAPLEDVRAWRSHTNSVFTLRTFPGGHFYLKAHAPSVIKLLGSVAAGTAFAD from the coding sequence GTGAGGGAAACACCCCGCGACGACGGGCTGTGGATACGCCGGTTCCATCCCGCGGACAACGCCTCGAACCGAGTGCTCTGCTTCCCTCATGCGGGTGGCTCAGCGAGCTACTTCTTCCCGGTGGCACGGGCGCTCTCCCCGAAGACCGAGGTGCTCGCCGTACAGTATCCCGGACGGCAAGACCGGCGACACGAACCGGGTTTGGACAGCATCGACGCGCTCGCCGACGCGGTGCGAGCAGAGCTGAGCCCCTGGCTCGACCGCCCGATCGCCCTCTTCGGCCACAGCATGGGTGCGACGCTCGCGTTCGAAGTCGCGCGACGCCTGGAGCAGGACGGAACCGTTCCGCTGGCGCTGGTCGTTTCCGGCAGGCGGGCACCATCACGCCACCGCCGGGAAACCGTGCACCTGCGTGACGACGAGGGGCTGATCGCCGAGCTGAAAGCTCTCAGCGGCACCGACGCGCAAGTGTTCGGCGACGACGAACTGCTGCGCATGGTGCTGCCCGCCATCAGGGTCGACTACAAGGCGGCCGAAACCTACCGGTTCCGCGAGGGCCCTGCGCTGGCAGCGCCGATTCATGCGCTCACCGGCGCCGAAGATCCGAAGGCACCCCTCGAGGACGTCCGCGCGTGGAGGAGCCACACGAACAGCGTATTCACGCTGCGAACCTTCCCCGGCGGCCACTTCTACCTCAAAGCCCACGCTCCCTCCGTAATCAAACTGCTCGGCTCCGTAGCCGCAGGAACGGCGTTCGCGGACTGA
- a CDS encoding DUF5988 family protein yields MSAVKVSLIGGPEHLPQESRTRLVADLSEPVKIVFNGGYEHFVHHGEYVDDGFEKVAVYHWSDRTRMAE; encoded by the coding sequence ATGTCGGCCGTGAAAGTTTCCCTTATCGGCGGCCCCGAGCACCTTCCCCAGGAATCACGCACAAGGCTCGTGGCGGATCTGAGCGAACCGGTGAAGATCGTCTTCAACGGCGGCTACGAGCACTTTGTACACCACGGCGAGTACGTTGATGACGGCTTCGAAAAAGTCGCCGTGTACCACTGGAGCGATCGGACACGGATGGCCGAATGA
- a CDS encoding PxKF domain-containing protein, whose product MPSSAVVGGNGGDAGANGNAGGNCPSVTGGGGGGGATTTSPGTGGTAANGPCAGQIGTTAWDDHGANSPAPSHTGGAGGGGYLGGGSGGEWGADCAKSHSGAGGGGGGSSYADTTAGSVSIGTSGRHEGDNGQVTITYQLPYTFTGFQSPVQNLPATNVAKAGQAIPIKFSLGGDQGLDILAAGSPTFSYDSCTTQLNDVTADTASNSGLSYDATTDTYTYVWKTNKAWAGDCGTFHLQLNDGTDHTAVFQFR is encoded by the coding sequence TTGCCGTCGTCCGCGGTTGTGGGGGGTAACGGTGGTGACGCGGGCGCCAACGGCAACGCGGGCGGAAACTGTCCCAGCGTTACCGGAGGCGGCGGTGGCGGCGGTGCCACCACGACCAGTCCGGGAACGGGCGGCACCGCGGCCAATGGACCATGCGCCGGCCAGATCGGGACCACTGCGTGGGACGACCACGGCGCCAATTCACCAGCGCCCAGCCATACCGGCGGCGCGGGGGGCGGTGGTTACCTCGGCGGCGGCAGCGGTGGAGAGTGGGGAGCGGACTGTGCCAAATCACATTCTGGTGCGGGTGGCGGAGGCGGCGGTTCCAGCTACGCGGACACCACGGCGGGCAGCGTCAGCATCGGCACCAGCGGCCGCCACGAAGGGGACAACGGCCAGGTGACGATCACCTACCAACTGCCCTACACCTTCACCGGCTTCCAGTCGCCCGTTCAGAACCTCCCGGCGACCAATGTCGCCAAAGCCGGCCAGGCTATTCCGATCAAGTTCAGCTTGGGCGGCGACCAAGGCCTCGACATCCTCGCCGCCGGCTCGCCCACCTTCAGCTACGATTCCTGCACGACCCAGCTCAACGACGTCACGGCTGACACCGCGAGCAACTCCGGGCTCAGCTACGACGCCACCACCGACACCTACACCTACGTGTGGAAGACCAACAAAGCCTGGGCCGGCGATTGCGGCACCTTCCACCTGCAACTGAACGACGGCACTGACCACACCGCCGTCTTCCAATTCAGGTAA
- a CDS encoding VC0807 family protein, translating to MTDGNNHPNPRKATTDGQQAPEFPADATEEEKLHAAAARRKFLISVITGLGAPLALYYGLRALEFSPLVALVISVVPAIISVLYKLMKEGKPDAIAMFTIAMLVIGTVLTLVTGDPRFIFAKSGVVTGVIGLFVLATTPRRPAIFQGIMNLQPSAAGVAKWEANWANSPEIRQTMRGVNVIWGLGLLLDGIVRITFAYMLPIDSVPGLTLIQFIVAIVLIQIVSRRYGRWNLARKGLRLNRNDLVPLHQ from the coding sequence GTGACCGACGGAAACAACCACCCCAACCCGCGTAAGGCGACGACCGACGGTCAGCAGGCTCCGGAGTTTCCGGCCGATGCCACCGAAGAAGAAAAGTTGCACGCCGCCGCGGCGCGCCGCAAGTTCCTCATCTCGGTCATCACCGGCCTAGGCGCTCCGCTCGCTTTGTACTACGGCCTGCGCGCGCTCGAGTTCTCTCCGCTCGTGGCGCTGGTGATCAGTGTCGTGCCCGCGATCATTTCCGTTCTGTACAAGCTCATGAAGGAAGGGAAGCCCGACGCGATCGCCATGTTCACGATCGCGATGCTCGTCATCGGCACCGTGCTCACGCTGGTCACCGGAGATCCCCGCTTCATCTTCGCCAAGAGCGGGGTCGTCACCGGCGTGATTGGGTTGTTCGTGCTGGCGACGACCCCCCGGCGGCCTGCCATCTTCCAGGGCATCATGAACCTGCAGCCGTCCGCCGCCGGCGTGGCCAAATGGGAAGCGAACTGGGCGAACTCGCCGGAAATCCGGCAGACCATGCGCGGCGTGAACGTCATCTGGGGTCTGGGCCTGCTGCTGGACGGGATCGTCCGCATCACCTTCGCCTACATGCTCCCGATCGACTCCGTCCCCGGATTGACCTTGATCCAGTTCATCGTGGCGATCGTGCTGATCCAGATCGTGAGCAGGCGCTACGGTCGCTGGAACCTGGCCCGCAAGGGGCTTCGCCTGAATCGCAACGACCTGGTCCCGCTGCACCAATGA
- a CDS encoding type IV secretory system conjugative DNA transfer family protein, with amino-acid sequence MRRYWTDSFPKLAPDATTVVTNIINRLRTSPTLSAFLGSSVTTYDVRRGMDTGRIVFVCTTGSGETNKLITSFMIHDLFRAGRSRADTPVERRRRCDAFVDELAAVDGASRGYLAAILEQLRKYRVALRATNQMPDRLSAETRRALLQNQSLLMTSAAAIDGVPADAINLDGERVVLTVNAGRRLVSAGDDIRAPWTTARTCLCAS; translated from the coding sequence GTGCGCAGGTACTGGACGGACTCGTTCCCCAAGCTGGCCCCGGACGCGACCACTGTGGTCACCAACATCATCAACCGGTTGCGGACCAGCCCGACGCTGTCGGCGTTCCTGGGCTCGTCGGTGACGACCTACGACGTCCGGCGGGGGATGGACACCGGGCGGATCGTGTTCGTCTGCACCACCGGCAGCGGCGAGACGAACAAGCTGATCACCTCGTTCATGATCCACGACCTGTTCCGGGCCGGCCGCTCCCGCGCGGATACGCCGGTGGAGCGGCGGCGCAGGTGCGACGCGTTCGTCGACGAGCTCGCCGCGGTCGACGGCGCCTCCCGCGGCTACCTGGCCGCGATCCTCGAGCAGCTGCGCAAGTACCGGGTCGCGCTGCGCGCGACGAACCAGATGCCCGACCGGCTCTCGGCCGAGACCCGCCGGGCGCTGCTGCAGAACCAGTCGCTGTTGATGACCTCGGCCGCGGCGATCGACGGCGTCCCGGCGGACGCCATCAACCTCGATGGCGAACGCGTCGTCCTCACGGTCAACGCCGGACGACGGCTCGTGTCGGCCGGTGACGACATCCGTGCGCCGTGGACTACGGCGAGAACGTGCCTCTGCGCATCCTGA
- a CDS encoding DUF2637 domain-containing protein, producing MTSLKPESERLSLWVQCVSTTLVALGAAYASYRHGRDFALRFGADAATAAIWPLIVDGLLTTATVELWKPSGGRRWAAWAAFGFGILLSLCANVGSAPRLSVFSIVVAACPPLALLLAVELLNRALKRHRGSGRLLEEGSQGRELADRPRLAAHSADLHPELASRCEKSAEELMWAYYLEEQAAGRTPTGADLDRIAGTNNYGRRVLRRWRASGHGPDGRAASRPTAGQRRSGLTEKAAEDERGEVLQPAG from the coding sequence ATGACGTCTTTGAAGCCGGAGAGTGAAAGGCTGTCACTTTGGGTGCAGTGCGTGTCTACGACCCTGGTGGCCCTGGGGGCAGCGTATGCCTCGTACCGGCACGGTCGGGACTTTGCTCTGCGCTTCGGCGCTGATGCGGCGACCGCGGCGATCTGGCCGTTGATCGTTGACGGGTTGCTGACGACGGCGACGGTCGAGCTGTGGAAGCCGAGCGGTGGACGGCGGTGGGCTGCGTGGGCAGCGTTCGGCTTCGGTATCTTACTCTCGTTGTGTGCGAACGTCGGCTCGGCTCCGCGGCTGTCTGTGTTCTCAATCGTGGTGGCGGCATGCCCACCGCTTGCTCTGCTCTTGGCAGTCGAGTTGTTGAACCGGGCACTGAAGCGTCATCGAGGTAGCGGCCGACTGCTGGAGGAAGGCTCGCAGGGGCGTGAGCTCGCCGACCGCCCACGGCTGGCAGCTCACTCTGCCGATTTGCATCCGGAGCTAGCCTCGCGGTGCGAGAAGTCTGCTGAGGAGCTGATGTGGGCGTACTACCTCGAGGAGCAAGCGGCTGGTCGAACCCCGACCGGCGCCGATCTTGATCGAATCGCTGGCACGAACAACTATGGGCGGCGGGTTCTGCGGCGATGGCGCGCCAGTGGTCATGGCCCCGACGGACGCGCAGCGTCGCGGCCTACGGCCGGACAGCGCCGGTCAGGTCTGACAGAGAAGGCCGCGGAGGACGAGCGAGGGGAAGTGCTGCAACCCGCCGGTTAA
- a CDS encoding ESX secretion-associated protein EspG has translation MAVIDRPIILPKLAFLTAWSMIGAGELPPAFGTGLYHWITADGRRELEVKAMAALTDLGLARNGRLNALWRSTAAVLAGASREYYAFSNFADGLSCSVLLAARDGDAVRAIVDDNVVALEPVADKWLATALLDTLPETPAADIPRAVFNRSQEHDFPSLEQVMQRPRRAVHQIYVARRDGGGERRRSTPITAIDLEPDGRVLAYVDNEDNLVLLPAGAREFVSTLNKTYAEL, from the coding sequence GTGGCTGTCATCGACAGACCCATCATTCTGCCCAAACTCGCCTTCCTGACTGCCTGGAGCATGATCGGAGCAGGAGAGTTGCCGCCCGCGTTCGGTACCGGCTTGTACCACTGGATCACTGCGGACGGCCGTCGCGAGCTGGAGGTCAAAGCCATGGCGGCGTTGACCGACCTGGGGCTGGCACGAAATGGCCGGCTGAACGCGTTGTGGCGGTCGACTGCGGCTGTGCTCGCCGGTGCCAGCCGCGAATACTACGCCTTCAGCAACTTCGCCGATGGGCTTTCCTGCTCGGTACTCCTGGCGGCGCGGGACGGCGACGCTGTCCGGGCGATCGTTGACGACAACGTCGTGGCCCTCGAGCCCGTGGCGGACAAGTGGTTGGCCACAGCGCTCCTCGACACGCTGCCCGAGACGCCGGCCGCCGACATCCCCCGTGCGGTCTTCAATCGATCGCAGGAACACGATTTTCCGTCGCTGGAGCAGGTGATGCAACGACCCCGCCGCGCGGTACACCAGATCTACGTCGCCCGCCGCGACGGTGGTGGCGAGAGACGGCGGAGCACGCCGATCACCGCGATCGACCTGGAGCCGGACGGCCGTGTACTGGCCTATGTCGACAATGAGGACAACCTCGTCCTGTTGCCGGCCGGCGCACGCGAATTTGTCTCGACGTTGAACAAGACCTATGCGGAACTCTGA
- a CDS encoding putative adhesin — protein MSHWTDYISEYDAYLPSTYESINDYSVIGPAFAWWISEQTGQEFDIDYNLFASVTPHDFVEFFSPLIGGTEIFSKEDALREILEYYKHFSMDWNLHRESRQMAVHKLPETGLPEDDSTIDGVAAIFGHGTLDSNHTFVPKGRRLVMFTPNGKILRTDEMYRLLLYRDFSTAEQLSAGDTFTNIKLTPLSDDEIKEDEHYMILAAGTPYTAGRSIPVSAICSDPNKCWKYVERQGAWLHSPDCTGIFNVVTEEYILFYGCRADTKAQKLGTNPPRNVEQERIHDYIVAAYEQFIEEVRVNPLSAYIKLCAMNQATASAILSQDKNLLYSVRESPRISPTADQLSAALRLLHASKDEVRARVMRSSTWRFLVTWHESTDYRRKLVELLHNLRSKVGTVSDWTPQKSDSSEYEYDSSDIVTSWNESDVEDEGDESASLNESDDIYESADKETGSSATFLKLILDAKIESLCDDLNPPYEGMTRVDLGNTINVRAKDAQQLIKEIQAQLDLIDEWILSIRK, from the coding sequence ATGAGCCACTGGACTGACTATATTTCCGAATATGACGCGTACTTACCGTCCACGTACGAGTCAATTAACGACTACTCGGTCATAGGTCCAGCTTTTGCCTGGTGGATTTCTGAACAAACCGGACAAGAGTTTGACATCGATTACAACCTTTTCGCTTCAGTGACACCTCACGACTTTGTCGAGTTTTTCTCGCCCCTTATCGGCGGAACTGAGATATTCTCGAAAGAGGACGCGCTGCGCGAAATTCTGGAATACTACAAACACTTTAGCATGGACTGGAATCTGCATCGCGAATCGCGCCAAATGGCCGTGCATAAACTACCGGAAACAGGATTACCGGAAGATGACTCGACCATCGACGGCGTGGCCGCTATTTTCGGACATGGAACTCTGGACAGTAATCACACTTTTGTCCCAAAAGGCAGACGACTGGTCATGTTCACGCCAAACGGAAAGATACTGCGGACCGACGAAATGTACCGCCTGCTACTCTACAGAGACTTCTCGACAGCAGAGCAGCTGTCCGCCGGAGATACCTTCACGAACATAAAGCTCACGCCGCTCAGCGATGACGAGATCAAGGAAGACGAGCATTACATGATTCTAGCTGCCGGCACTCCTTACACCGCCGGCCGAAGCATTCCGGTATCGGCAATTTGCTCAGATCCGAATAAATGCTGGAAATACGTCGAGAGGCAAGGTGCGTGGCTACACAGTCCTGACTGCACGGGGATCTTCAATGTCGTCACAGAAGAGTACATCCTGTTTTACGGGTGCCGAGCTGATACAAAAGCCCAAAAACTTGGTACCAACCCACCGAGAAACGTCGAACAAGAACGAATCCATGATTACATAGTGGCCGCATATGAGCAATTCATAGAGGAGGTGAGGGTCAATCCGCTCTCCGCGTACATCAAGTTGTGCGCCATGAACCAGGCCACCGCAAGTGCCATCCTTTCTCAGGATAAGAACTTGCTGTATTCAGTGCGGGAATCACCCAGGATCAGCCCAACGGCCGACCAGCTTTCCGCCGCACTGCGTCTCCTGCATGCAAGCAAAGACGAAGTGCGGGCCCGGGTGATGCGAAGCTCGACTTGGCGCTTTCTGGTCACGTGGCACGAAAGCACTGACTATCGCCGCAAGCTCGTGGAACTGCTGCACAATCTCCGGTCGAAAGTCGGCACGGTTTCAGACTGGACACCCCAGAAGTCTGACAGTTCAGAGTACGAATACGATTCCTCTGATATTGTCACCAGCTGGAATGAAAGCGACGTCGAGGATGAGGGCGACGAGAGTGCTTCACTCAATGAAAGTGATGACATTTACGAAAGCGCAGATAAGGAGACGGGTTCGTCGGCAACGTTTCTCAAGTTGATCTTGGACGCCAAGATAGAAAGCCTTTGCGACGACTTGAACCCTCCCTACGAGGGCATGACGAGAGTAGATCTCGGTAACACCATAAATGTGCGAGCCAAGGATGCCCAGCAGCTGATCAAGGAAATCCAGGCCCAACTCGATTTGATCGACGAGTGGATTTTGTCCATCAGGAAGTGA